From Serinicoccus profundi, the proteins below share one genomic window:
- a CDS encoding DUF3151 domain-containing protein, which translates to MSAGPGSSDLLGIPVTELPEDPAARALAEGDPRTVAAAYPTSCLAWAMLAEDALHEGDDVAAYAFARTGYHRGLDQLRRAGWRGQGPVPWEHEPNQGFLRALGALAKAAGRIGESEEEHRCTEFLRASSATAARELGL; encoded by the coding sequence ATGAGCGCCGGCCCCGGGTCCTCCGACCTGCTCGGCATCCCCGTCACCGAGCTGCCCGAGGACCCCGCCGCGCGGGCGCTGGCCGAGGGTGACCCGCGGACGGTCGCGGCGGCATACCCCACCTCGTGCCTGGCGTGGGCGATGCTCGCCGAGGACGCTCTGCACGAGGGCGACGACGTGGCGGCGTATGCCTTCGCCCGCACCGGCTACCACCGGGGGCTGGACCAGCTGCGCCGCGCCGGGTGGCGTGGCCAGGGTCCGGTGCCGTGGGAGCACGAGCCCAACCAGGGCTTCCTGCGCGCCCTGGGGGCGCTCGCGAAGGCTGCGGGGCGGATCGGTGAGAGCGAGGAGGAGCACCGGTGCACGGAGTTCCTCCGCGCGTCCTCGGCGACCGCGGCCCGTGAGCTCGGTCTCTGA
- the fbaA gene encoding class II fructose-bisphosphate aldolase, with the protein MPIATPEVYADMIDRAKAGSFAYPAINVSSSQTLNAAIKGFADAGSDGIIQVSTGGAEYWSGQGVKEMVTGSLAFSAFAHEVAKKYDVNIALHTDHCPKDKLDGFVRPLLAASVERVKDGGLPYFQSHMWDGSAVPLEENLQIAEELLEQCRAAKIILEVEIGVVGGEEDGVANEINDQLYTTPEDAVATIEALGAGDKGRYLTALTFGNVHGVYKPGNVKLRPEILQTAQEAAAKALGRDAESRPFDLVFHGGSGSSAQEISDAVDYGVVKMNIDTDTQYAFTRPVAGFMLSNYEGVLKVDGEVGNKKQYDPRAWGKVAETAMSARVVEACENLRSAGTHR; encoded by the coding sequence ATGCCCATCGCCACCCCCGAGGTCTATGCCGACATGATCGACCGGGCGAAGGCCGGCAGCTTCGCCTACCCGGCCATCAACGTCAGCAGCAGCCAGACCCTCAACGCCGCCATCAAGGGCTTCGCCGACGCCGGCTCCGACGGCATCATCCAGGTCTCGACCGGCGGCGCGGAGTACTGGTCCGGCCAGGGCGTCAAGGAGATGGTCACCGGCTCCCTGGCCTTCAGCGCCTTCGCCCACGAGGTCGCCAAGAAGTACGACGTCAACATCGCGCTGCACACCGACCACTGCCCGAAGGACAAGCTCGACGGCTTCGTGCGTCCGCTGCTCGCGGCCTCGGTCGAGCGGGTGAAGGACGGCGGCCTGCCCTACTTCCAGTCGCACATGTGGGACGGCTCGGCGGTGCCGCTGGAGGAGAACCTCCAGATCGCCGAGGAGCTGTTGGAGCAGTGCCGGGCCGCGAAGATCATCCTCGAGGTCGAGATCGGGGTCGTCGGCGGCGAGGAGGACGGCGTCGCCAACGAGATCAACGACCAGCTCTACACCACGCCGGAGGACGCCGTCGCCACGATCGAGGCGCTCGGTGCCGGTGACAAGGGCCGCTACCTCACGGCCCTGACCTTCGGCAACGTGCACGGGGTCTACAAGCCGGGCAACGTCAAGCTGCGCCCGGAGATCCTGCAGACCGCGCAGGAGGCGGCGGCGAAGGCCCTGGGCCGCGACGCCGAGAGCCGGCCCTTCGACCTCGTCTTCCACGGTGGCTCGGGCTCCAGCGCCCAGGAGATCTCCGACGCCGTCGACTACGGCGTGGTCAAGATGAACATCGACACCGACACGCAGTACGCCTTCACCCGACCGGTGGCCGGCTTCATGCTGTCCAACTACGAGGGCGTGCTCAAGGTCGACGGCGAGGTGGGCAACAAGAAGCAGTACGACCCGCGCGCCTGGGGCAAGGTGGCCGAGACCGCCATGTCGGCCCGCGTCGTCGAGGCCTGCGAGAACCTCCGCTCCGCCGGGACCCACCGATGA
- a CDS encoding response regulator transcription factor produces MNGQPGSVGLSDDAEQLYRHVLRSTPATLSEHAETLGWRASQAQRVMGDLERMRLARRVADGTVKVDDPRASVGRLLDSEESELDDRRRRLLNLRESLESFESDYRRGLQLSGPRVPPWEQVAPTEAAAVVEHLSRTSRGPIMQVSAKIGTGPGHEESVRRQWEGAASSGRDLRAIFPLSVLTDPQWHSFAQWRARAGEHQRYLADDAIRVEFGIFGRSGVMLEEPGEDADFLLLRAPAIIDAFVALFDELWRRAEPVMSRDASAQDVKLLELLSLGFKDEAIARQMSLGLRTVRRRIAALMDEHGADTRFQLGLAVSRRGLVD; encoded by the coding sequence ATGAACGGTCAACCAGGGTCCGTCGGCCTGTCCGACGACGCGGAACAGCTCTATCGTCACGTCCTACGTTCCACCCCGGCCACGCTGAGCGAGCACGCCGAGACCCTGGGGTGGAGGGCCTCCCAGGCGCAGCGGGTCATGGGCGACCTGGAGCGGATGCGCCTCGCGCGCCGGGTCGCCGACGGCACCGTCAAGGTCGATGACCCTCGGGCCAGCGTCGGGCGGTTGCTGGACTCCGAGGAGTCCGAGCTCGACGACCGCCGGCGCCGGCTGCTCAACCTGCGGGAGTCCCTGGAGAGTTTCGAGTCCGACTACCGCCGCGGGCTCCAGCTCTCCGGGCCGCGGGTGCCCCCGTGGGAGCAGGTCGCCCCGACCGAGGCGGCGGCCGTCGTCGAGCACCTGTCGCGGACGTCCCGCGGTCCGATCATGCAGGTGAGCGCCAAGATCGGGACCGGTCCGGGGCACGAGGAGTCGGTGCGCCGGCAGTGGGAGGGCGCGGCCAGCAGCGGCCGGGACCTGCGTGCCATCTTCCCCCTGTCGGTGCTCACCGACCCGCAGTGGCACTCCTTCGCGCAGTGGCGTGCCCGCGCGGGGGAGCATCAGCGCTACCTCGCGGACGACGCGATCCGGGTGGAGTTCGGCATCTTCGGCCGGTCGGGGGTCATGCTCGAGGAGCCCGGTGAGGACGCCGACTTCCTCCTGCTGCGGGCGCCGGCCATCATCGACGCCTTCGTCGCGCTCTTCGACGAGCTGTGGAGGAGGGCGGAGCCGGTCATGTCGCGGGACGCCTCGGCCCAGGACGTCAAGCTCCTCGAGCTGCTCTCGCTGGGGTTCAAGGACGAGGCGATCGCCCGCCAGATGAGCCTGGGCCTGCGGACGGTGCGACGGCGGATCGCGGCCCTCATGGACGAGCACGGGGCCGACACGAGGTTCCAGCTGGGTCTCGCCGTGAGCCGCCGCGGGCTGGTCGACTGA
- a CDS encoding circularly permuted type 2 ATP-grasp protein, which produces MTGAFTDYPTTPSIYDETVAHRGEVRPGYEQIATQFDTFGLEDVRNRGEYVSKSYHDQGVTFDYEGEERPFPLDIVPRVIDAQTWSHVEAGVAQRVTALEAFLADVYGPMQIITDRVIPRHIVTTSNHYHRVAFDIQPGNGVRVHVSGIDLIRDGEGAFRVLEDNVRIPSGVSYVLTNRRAMTSTLPEVVGTHRIRPVAAYPSRLLRALRAAAPSGITDPEVVVLTPGPYNSAYFEHSLLARLMGCRLVEGRDLVTQGGRVLMRTTHGLQPVHVIYRRVDDDFLDPVAFRNDSVLGCPGVLNAARAGNVTIANAVGNGVADDKLMYSYVPDIIRYYLGEEPILPNVDTWRLEDPTHREEVLDRLDELVLKPVDGSGGKGIVIGPQASRAELDQLRETVSASPRGWIAQPVVQLSTVPTMVDDGLRPRHVDLRPFAINDGEKVWVLPGGLTRVALGEGELIVNSSRGGGSKDTWVLSGDGRRTRVEPRAQRQVQIGTAPQVALKRSEAEPAEQEQQQQQQLADQEVGPC; this is translated from the coding sequence ATGACAGGCGCGTTCACCGACTACCCGACCACGCCGTCCATCTACGACGAGACCGTCGCCCACCGCGGCGAGGTCAGACCCGGCTACGAGCAGATCGCCACGCAGTTCGACACCTTCGGCCTCGAGGACGTCCGCAACCGCGGCGAGTACGTCAGCAAGAGCTACCACGACCAGGGCGTCACCTTCGACTACGAGGGCGAGGAGCGGCCCTTCCCGCTCGACATCGTGCCGCGCGTCATCGACGCGCAGACCTGGTCCCACGTCGAGGCCGGGGTGGCGCAGCGCGTCACCGCGCTGGAGGCCTTCCTCGCCGACGTCTACGGCCCGATGCAGATCATCACCGACCGGGTCATCCCCCGGCACATCGTCACGACGAGCAACCACTACCACCGGGTCGCCTTCGACATCCAGCCCGGCAACGGCGTGCGCGTCCACGTCTCGGGGATCGACCTCATCCGCGACGGCGAGGGCGCCTTCCGCGTGCTCGAGGACAACGTCCGCATCCCCAGCGGGGTGTCCTACGTCCTCACCAACCGCCGGGCGATGACCTCGACCCTGCCCGAGGTGGTCGGGACCCACCGGATCCGGCCGGTCGCGGCATACCCCAGCCGTCTGCTGCGGGCCCTGCGCGCGGCCGCACCGTCGGGCATCACCGACCCCGAGGTCGTCGTGCTCACCCCCGGGCCCTACAACTCGGCCTACTTCGAGCACTCGCTGCTGGCGCGGCTCATGGGCTGCCGCCTCGTCGAGGGCCGCGACCTGGTGACCCAGGGCGGGCGGGTGCTCATGCGCACCACCCACGGCCTGCAGCCGGTGCACGTCATCTACCGGCGCGTCGACGACGACTTCCTCGACCCGGTGGCCTTCCGCAACGACTCGGTGCTCGGCTGCCCCGGCGTGCTCAACGCCGCCCGCGCGGGCAACGTCACCATCGCCAACGCCGTCGGCAACGGGGTCGCCGACGACAAGCTGATGTACTCCTACGTGCCCGACATCATCCGCTACTACCTGGGTGAGGAGCCGATCCTGCCCAACGTCGACACCTGGCGGCTGGAGGACCCGACGCACCGCGAGGAGGTCCTGGACCGCCTCGACGAGCTCGTGCTCAAGCCGGTCGACGGCTCGGGCGGCAAGGGCATCGTCATCGGCCCGCAGGCGAGCAGGGCCGAGCTCGACCAGCTGCGCGAGACCGTCAGCGCCTCCCCCCGCGGCTGGATCGCGCAGCCGGTGGTCCAGCTCTCGACCGTGCCGACGATGGTCGACGACGGGCTGCGACCCCGGCACGTCGACCTGCGACCGTTCGCGATCAACGACGGCGAGAAGGTCTGGGTCCTGCCCGGCGGCCTGACCCGGGTCGCGCTGGGCGAGGGCGAGCTCATCGTCAACTCCAGCCGCGGCGGCGGGTCCAAGGACACCTGGGTGCTCTCCGGCGACGGCCGCCGCACCCGCGTCGAGCCCCGCGCGCAGCGCCAGGTGCAGATCGGCACCGCCCCCCAGGTCGCGCTCAAGCGCTCGGAGGCCGAGCCGGCCGAGCAGGAGCAGCAACAACAGCAGCAGCTCGCGGACCAGGAGGTGGGACCGTGCTGA